A window of [Ruminococcus] lactaris ATCC 29176 genomic DNA:
TCTTATTTTTGTTACACAAATTTGAAAGCTTATTTAAAAAAATAAGTTGTAAATGCAGTTCTCAAATGAATACAGACTGAATCAATACGGCAGCAATGAAGCAGCAGAAAGGAATATGATTTATGAGAAGAATAACTTATACGAACTGGATGTCCAAAATTTTTAAAGAAATCACCAACGGAAGAGGAGAGCGGGTGCTCGAGAATCCTGCAGTTCAGGTCCTTGGAGCTATTTTCAGAAAGATGAATCTAGATCAGAATACCATCGGAGCTGTGTCAGAACGTCTGCAGAATGAGAAAGAGAAAAAAGATAATATTGTGAAAATAATTGTTGCAGTAGTTATCATATATCTGATCTGTTATATCATTGGCGGCGAAGTTGAGTGGCTGGCAAGAACGGCGATTATATGGACGGGAATCGTGTTGGCGATCCGGGGGATAAGGAAGAAAAACTAAGTGCCCCCTGTATATGAATTGCCATATGTCGCGGATGATCAGGAGATATTGTCTGAATATACAATTCAGACATACATCTTCAGACCTCTGCATAGATTGTAAAAAATAAACGATGCAGGGGCTTTTCCATGAGAGATTATATTGAGGAGCGGGCGGTGGAAATCGCAGACTATATTATAGAAAATAGTGCGACGGTGAGACAGACTGCGAAGCAATTCAGGATAAGTAAGAGTACGGTACATAAAGACGTCACCGAACGGCTTCTTCAAATCAATCCCTCTCTGGCACAGGAGGCACGAAAAGTGTTGGACATGAATAAATCAGAACGACATATCAGAGGTGGGATGGCAACAAGAGAAAAATATCTCCATCAACATTTGCGACAGATGTAAATGAGAGCAGATAAATGAGAGAAAAATAGAATTTAGTTTAGAGAGAGCAGAAGGACAGAATCTCAAAGGAGCATATAGGGATTCAAAGTCCTTTTGCTTTTTCTTTTCTGATAACAGGAAGATATGTTATAATGCAAAGAATGATGCAACCATGAAATAGACGATAAGATAAACGAAAGCAGGCAGTAAGATTCTTGAAAGGGGCAGATAAGTGCGGGCTGTAATTATTGAGAAAGACGAAAAAATACTGCAGCAGATACAGTCAATCCTGCAAAAAGTTGATTCCGGTTATGAACTGGTAGGGACAGCCGTGAATGGACAGTCGGGCTATGAGCTGATCAGTGCATTGCGTCCGAATCTGGTGATTATGGATATAGAATTACCACGAATGAATGGAATGTCGATGTTGAAGAAACTTCGTGCAGAAGCATTTGATTTTAAAGTGGTAGTTTTGAGTGGAACGGAAAATTTTCAATATGCAAAGCAGGCGATTGAATTGAGCGTGGACGGGTATATCATGAAACCTATCCGTCCGCTTGAGTTAAAAAGGGCATTGATGCAGATCTGCGAAAAAATGAGAAATGAGTATTGGCTGAATGCATCTTTTACAGTGGAGAATCTCCTGATCGGGTGTATGAACGGGCAGTATCAGCCGGAGAATAAATTAAATGAGATTACAGTCAGAAATTATGGATTTACGGTGGAAGACTCTTGTGGGATGTTTATTTTGTGGTTGGGGGAAGATTTTGAAAAAAATAAAGCAGAAGCAGTTCATTTGCTGAAAAGAAGTCTGCAAAAAGAAAATAAATTCAGAGTCTGCATTCTTCCATTGGAAGTATGGCAGGAAATATTTGTGATTGTATATCAGACAGCGGAATTTGAAATGGCAGAGCAATACTTCCAGGAAAATATTGTCCCTATGTTATGCAGTAATCTCAATGGGGATGTAGTCTGCGTGTGGAAAAGAATCGATCATATGATGGATCTTTGGCAATATCGGACAAAAATACCGTTATTGCGGCAGTGGAATCTGACGCTTGGAAGAGGTGTGCTGATCAGTGAGAAGGGAATAGCGGGACGGGAACTGGAGCTTCTTCCATTGAAATATCCTGCAGAACTTGAATTACGGGCAAGAGATTGTACGTTGGCGGGAAGAAAAAAAGAGCTGGAAAAGTGCTTTGAAGAATTATGTGAAATGCTGGAGGGGCAGTTTTGTTTTCCCGAGACACTGAAAGATTGTCTGATTCGTTTCAGTCTGAACATCGTAAATATGTATAAGATCCAATGGGAGCTTGGAGCAGAAATTCAGGTACTTATTCTGATTCTTGAAATAGGTCAGGCAACGAGCTGGAAGCAGATTCGAAGAGCGATAGAAGAATTATTAAATTATTTTAATTTTGAAAAAGAGGATCTTCAGGGAAATGAAGCATTCAGTACGATGGTCCGTAAGGCAGTCGAGATGGCAAAAAAATATTATAGTGAGGGGATTACCCTGGAAGAGACAGCCAGCAGGCTTTATGTTTCGGAAGAGTATCTGAGTACGCAGTTTAAGAAAGAGACACAGAGCAGTTTTACAGAAACGGTACGGAAATTCAGAATAGAAAAGATCAAAGATTTGCTGTTGAACAGTAAGCTAAAATTAAATCAGATTGCGGAATTAACAGGATATTCAGACCCCAAATATATGAGCCGGGTATTTAAAGAAGAAGTGGGGATGCTTCCAACGGAATTTCGCAAAAAAATGCAATAAAATAGATTAAAATAGTCCACCTTTTTAAAGAATTTCCACCTTTTCAAGATAGAAATATATGATATGATACCAACTGATTTAGATGAAAAGGGTTTCATGCATTACATAGTCGGGAAATAAAGAGGTGAGAAGAATGAGTAAGATGCAGATTACATTTAAAAATCCTGAGGAAATTGTAGCGTTTGTTAATACAGTTTCAAAATATGATTTTGATATGGATATGAGAAAAGGTCGTGCAGTGGTAGATGCAAAATCATTGCTTGGCATTATGCACCTTGGACTTAATAACGTGATCGAACTTCAGATGTATTCGGATCAATGTGAAGAATTACAGAAAGAACTTGAAAAATATGCAGCTTGATTATAGAAAAAAATAGGATTGAAAAGAGGAAGCGGTTCTGGTAATGCAGGACTGCTTCTTTTTATTGCAAAATCCGGTGAATTGCATCCGGGCAACAGTAGAGATAGACGATGCGGAGTATCGGAGTTTCTTTTTTGCAAAAATCCGGTAAGCTGCATCTGGGAAACAGTAGAGATAGATGGTGCGGAGTATCGTAGTTTCTTTGTTGCAAAAACCTGGTAAGCTGCAGTCGGGTTCACATGAGATATAATTTGCCGGAGGAAGAACACTGAACTGTTAAGTGATGTGTTGTGGGCAATGGTGAGCCGTAGGTGTCAGCCAGCTCAATTTATGACAGTTTGGAGGATTGAAATATGTACAGTTTGGAAGGACAACAGTTTGGAAGGACTGAAATAATGCTTGTAAAAGCGGGAAAGCTCTACTATAATTAAGGGTACGGAACAAAAAAGAAGATCTTATAAGATCATATTTTACAGGAGGAGAGCCTTGAAGAAAGAGTTAGTGATCGTTCTTGATTTCGGTGGCCAGTATAACCAGTTAGTTGCACGCCGTGTCAGAGAATGTAATGTATATTGTGAAATTTATTCTTACAAGACGGATATTGAGAAGATTAAAGCAATGAATCCTAAGGGAATCATTCTGACAGGGGGACCGAACAGTTGCTATGAGCCGGATTCACCGACTTATACAGATGAGCTGTTCAAGCTTGGTATTCCGGTTCTTGGGTTATGTTATGGAGCACAGTTGATGTCTCATGTTCTTGGCGGAAAAGTTGAGAGAGCAGATGTCAGAGAATACGGAAAGACAGAAGTTATTATTGATAAGAGGGAATCCAAAGTTTTTGAGGGAGTATCTGAAAAGACAATCTGCTGGATGAGTCATTTCGATTATATTTCAAAAATTGCACCGGGATTTGAGATTTCTGCACATACAGCAGACTGTCCTGTGGCAGCAGCCGAAAATGAAGCAGAAAAGCTGTATGCAATCCAGTTCCATCCAGAGGTACTCCATACTGCTGAAGGAACAAAGATGATCAATAATTTTGTAAAAAATGTCTGTGAATGTGTTGGTGACTGGAAAATGGATGCATTTGTGGAGAATACAATTAAAGAGATCCGTGAAAAAGTCGGAGACGGCAGAGTACTGCTTGCATTATCAGGCGGAGTTGATTCTTCAGTGGCAGCAGGATTACTTTCCAGAGCGATCGGAAAGCAGCTTACCTGCGTATTCGTAGATCACGGTCTTCTTCGCAAAGATGAGGGAGATGAGGTAGAGGCTGTATTCGGACCGAAAGGACAGTTCGATCTGAACTTTATCCGTGTGAACGCACAGGAGAGATATTATAATAAACTTGCAGGCGTTACAGAGCCGGAAGCAAAGCGTAAGATCATTGGTGAAGAATTTATCCGTATTTTTGAAGAAGAAGCAAAGAAGATTGGTGCAGTTGATTTCCTTGCACAGGGAACAATTTATCCGGATGTTGTAGAAAGTGGTCTCGGTGGAGAATCAGCAGTGATCAAGTCCCACCACAACGTAGGAGGACTTCCGGATTATGTAGATTTCAAAGAAATCATCGAGCCGCTTCGTGACCTCTTCAAAGACGAGGTTCGCAAAGCAGGATTGGAACTTGGACTGCCGGAGAAGTTGGTATTCCGTCAACCATTCCCAGGACCGGGACTTGGAATCCGCATCATTGGTGAAGTAACAGCCGATAAGGTTCGTATCGTTCAGGATGCAGATGCTATCTACCGTGAGGAGATTGCCAATGCAGGACTTGACCGCACGATCGGTCAGTACTTCGCAGCACTGACGAACATGAGAAGTGTTGGTGTTATGGGTGATGAGAGAACTTATGATTATGCCGTTGCACTGAGAGCAGTGAATACAGTTGATTTCATGACTGCAGAGGCGGCAGAGATCCCGTATGAAGTTCTGAATAAGGTGATGAGCAGAATTATCAATGAAGTGCGTGGAGTAAACAGAGTATTCTATGATCTGACGAGTAAGCCACCGGGAACGATTGAGTTTGAATAGTTGGAGCTAAGCTGTAAAGCCTTTGTTTACAAGGGTTTTACAGCTTTTCCTTTATAGGATTGCATTTTCATTGCATTATTTTTCTTCAACTGTTCTGTGATAGATTGCTGTATGTTGATTGCTGGTATAATTAGCAATGCTTTCAGTAGCAGATTGTACTTGTAATATTCCAGTCAGTTTTTTAGCAACTTCAAGATTCGTATTTGGATACAGATGACCATAAGTGCCGAGTGTTGTCTGTATTTTTTCATGTCCTAAACGTTCCTTGATAAGTAAAGGATTTTCGCCCATGCTGATAAGCAATGAAGCGTGTGAATGTCGCAAGGCATGAATTTTAATACGATGAACACCTGCTAAATTTGACAACTTTTCCAAAGCTCTGGGAAGCGTTGTTTTACTGGTTGGAGTTCCGTTATAACTTAGTACAAGTGGACAATCGGGAAGAACCTGTTGCTGAACACTTTGCCAAGCCTTTAGCTCATTGAGTGTATCTGAATCAATATAAATAGTACGGATACTTGCCTGTGTTTTCGGCTCAACGAATTTATAGTCCGTCATTGTTCGGTAATATAATGTTTTGGTAATGCTAAGCAAGCCTGTTTCAAAATCTATGTCTGACCAATGTAATGCTGACGCTTCGCCAATTCGCATACCAGTCATAAATAATAACCAGAACGATATAAACAGATAATGTTCATAATAGTCTTTCTTACAGAGTAAGGAAATAACCTTTTGAAATTCTTCTAATGTCCAGAAATCAACTTTGGTTTTCTTGCTTTTGATATTGCCTATCATACGAGAAGGATTTTTCTTCGCAATTCCAAGAACAATAGCTCTGTCAAATGCGATAGAAAGCATTCCCTGTACGATACGAATGTAATTAGGGCTAAAATCTTTTGCAAGTTTCAACTGCCAGTTTTGAACATGGATAGGTTCGATTTCGTCTGTTTCCATTTTGTAGAAATAGGAAAAATGTTTCTTGATGGTAGTAGCACGATTAAGATAAGTGCTTTCTTTTACCTGTGTTTTATACCATGGCAGGTAGGTTTCTTCTATAAATTGCTGAAAAGAAACGCCATCTTTTTTTGTTGTTAATTCTTCGGTAGAAGCTAACACCAGTTTTGAATATTCTTCCTTTGCTTCTTTTTTCGTTCTGAATCCACTTCGGTATTTTTGTATCTGTTTTCCGGTAATGGGATTGTAGCCTAAATTAGCTCTGAAATAATAAGTCCCGTTATCTGCTTTCTTAATAGGGTCTTTTGCCATGATTTCTCTCCTTACATGATATGCAAGAAGTACAATCAATCGTTTGTGTCTGATAATGTAATCCCTAATAATTCTTCCACGGCTTCTTTGGGTACCCTGTCCAATTTACGGGATTGGTAATAAGTATGCCCTTTTTCAATCATAAGTTTTTTTGCTTTTCTTATGATGTCTGCCGAGAAAGAAGTTCCATAACCTAGTGCTATGAGGTCTTTTTTTGTTACGGTAATCATAATCCTCCTTTCCATAGACCAGATAAGGAAATCTCAATATCTTGTCTATCAGTATATCAAATGATGAGCAAAAAAGCTCTATTAAGATGATTTTTTCTTGCAAAATCGTTGTTAGATAGTTTTACAAGCAATCAGACGGCTTCGGCAAGCTCCGCTGGTATCTCAACCATTCCCATTCCTGTGGGCTGAACCGTGTCATACGGGTGTATCATTATCCTGTGTTGCAGGTCATGGCAGAACGACTTTTCCAACGGTCGCTCCCAGATCATTGCATGAATCGCTATCTCCCGATTGGAAAAGTCACGGCGTACAACCTCTGATGGCTCACTGCAAGCACAAACGTATCTGACTGCTTTATTCACTTGTCAAAGAACTGTTAGGCTCTTGTCAGCCTGTATCAATTCATTTTTGCAAATGGACTGATACAGAATGATAAGAAAAAGCGGAACAGGAAAGAGGGGAGTTTGTTAAATCATGCTCCGCTCAAATATTACTTAATGTTCGTCTATTTCAAATTCACATATCATTTTCAAAAGGGCTTCTCTGATACGTCCCTTTAATTCCATATCAACCACAATGTATACGTTACCGTATTCATCATAAAATGGGCGTAAACAACATTTTGATATGTAGGCTTCATAGAACAGCAACAGCTTTTCTATGGCGTTTTCGTTACCGTCTACGGCTGATGATATGAGAAAAAATGATGGAAGTGTGTGTTGCTTATTCTTCATTTGTTTTCTTCTCCTTTAACTGCTTTCTGATTTCTTCAAGTGAATTTCTTCTGTGCCTGTATGATGTGCTTCGGTTAATGTTCAGCTTTTCGCCTATCTCCGAATCACTCATATCCAAGAAGAAAAACATCAATACAATGTTCCGGCTCTGCTCCGGCAACTGTTTCAGTGCTTCTGCAAGTTCTTCGTCAAGTACACGGATTTCTGTACCGCACACATCGAATGTTGTATATTCACTTTCGTAATCGTCCCATACAATCAATTTCTCAACAACAATCTCTGGAAGCTCACAAAAGGATACTTCCTTTGCCTGTCGTCTGGCTAATTCCTTGCGGTAGTTACGGGCAATGCCTTTCACAACCTTTTTGAGCTTACAGTCAAACTGACACTGTATTGTCTTTTGGAAGTCTGATGGTTTCAAAATCACACCCCCTTTCTCTATAAAGTGAAAAGTATGTATCCCTCTTTCCGCACCATATCTGTACGGCAGGGTGTGATTTGTTGCAGGATTGAAAAAATTTTTTGTAAATATGAAAACAGCCTATTTGCATCAATAACAAATAGACTGTTTTTAAAACATCTGATATATGAGTTTTTAATTCATGTTCAAGGACTGATGATGTACTGAGAAAAAAACGGAATAAATTCGGTTGTTGGTATAGACTGCCTGTTTTACTTAGAATCACAAATTGCTCCTTGACCAGAGCAATCCTGTGAAAATAGAAACAGGACAGCTCTGGTTATACCAAAACCGTCCCTATATTTTTGGACATTATAAAAGAGATTACCCACAGAACGGTTTTTTTTATTTACCGAACTAGGTAATACTTTATTTGAATTTATAGTGCATATAATATGAGTTTTTAATACATTCTAATCGCACAACATGAAGTATAAACTCATGCTAGGTGATTAAAAATGAGGAAAAAGAAAGATACACACAGCTTTGATTTTCGTCCTTTAGGACTGGCAATCAGAGAAGCCAGAGAGAAAGCAGGGCTTTCCAGAAATGATTTAGGCGATAAAGTCTTTTACGGAGAACGTCATATCGCAGATATTGAAAATATCGGAAAACACCCTAGTACAAAAGTTTTTAAATAAATGGACTATATTTCTTTTCTGTAGTATACTGTTCTCATCAAATCAAAAGGAGCATTAAACTATGGGAAGAAAAGCATCCACTATTAATCTTAGCGAGGACGAACGTTTATATCTTGAAACTCAGATGCGTGCAAGAACAATTCAAGCCCAGACAGTAATTCGGGCAAGAATTTTACTACTCAAAGCAGAAGGTATTTCAGTTGACCATATTGCAGACAAAGTAGGAATGAATCGCAAAAGCGTCATGCTCTGTATCAATAAATACCTTGAGGGTGGTGTGGAAAATGCTCTGTTTGATGCACCCGGTCGTGGCAGGAATGCTGAAATAACCGATGATGAAAAAGCCTGGATAATAAATATCGCCTGTCAGAAGCCTGTCAATCTTGGATATTCAGCAGAAGTATGGACGCGTGCTCTTCTTACAAAACATATTAATAAATTTGCCGAAGAAGCAGGTCATACAAGGTTGTCAACAATCAGTCAGTCAAAGGTCCGCACAATACTGGAAGAAGCGGATATTAAGCCTAACAAAATAACTTATTACTGCGAAAATCGTGACCCTGATTTTGACCAGAAAATGCATAATGTTCTTCTTGTATATAAACAATTGTCTTTACAGTTTGACGAGAAGGGACAGCTCATTCCGTTTAAGGAGGATGAACAGGTTGTACATGTACTTTCCTATGATGAAAAACCCGGAATTCAGGCAATTGCCAATACCACAGAAGACCTCTTGCCGGATGAAAATCACAAGACGGTCAGCCGTGATTATGAATATAAACGTCTTGGAACTATTTCACTGCTTGCTGGAATCGACTTACAAACAGGGGAGGCAATTCCGCTTGTAAAAGATAAACACAGCAGCAAGGAATATATTGAGTTTCTAAAAATACTTGATTCAAAATATCCGGAGACTGACCGGATTCGTCTGGTATTGGATAATCTGAAAGTTCATTCTTCAGAGGAAACCCGAAAATACCTTGCGACAAAGCCGGGAAGATTTGAATTTGTGTTTACTCCCAAGCATGGTTCATGGTTGAATCTTGTTGAGGGATTCTTTAGTAAACTCACACGTCAGATGCTAAAAGGCATACGTGTAAAAACTAAGGATGAACTTGTGCAGCGTATCTATAGATACTTCGATGAAGTAAACGAACAACCTGTCGTATATCACTGGAAGTATAAGCTTGAAGAAATTAATTCAAGTGAAGAGGTGGTGGTTGATACGTTGCCAATTCAAAAGTCCAGTTAATTAATAACGGTTATACTAGCTTTCAGTTATTCCATGATTTAGTTACAATGTTCAATATATCTGTTGACGAGTATTTCTATCCAGCGAAGAATGTTGAGAAAAACACAGCCCGCCGTCAGATAGATTCGTCACTTGATTTATTGAGTGATAATGAATTAAAAATCATTCAAGGTACGATTGACGGTATCTTGAACAGCAGAGAGAATAAGAAGTGATTTGCTTCTTGTTTTCTCTGTTTTCCTATACAGATTCTTCAACATTTATTTGTTGATCTGCTCCGCAGGCAACAAATAAGAGCCGACTATCCTTATTTCTTTATCGTAAATTTACTTGTTACACAGTAATGAAAAAAGCCAATAGTTTGTAACTGGACTTTACAAACTATTGACTTTACATTTTGATGTCCACTCTTCAATGAATTATCATACGAATATATCTTCAATACTTTATAATTCAAGAGTAATAATAAGGCTATTGGCATGTACTTTTGCAACAATATTTCCGCCAAGAATGGCAACAAGTGTTTTTACTACCGCAAGTCCCAATCCTGTACTTCCATTATGTCTTGATTTATCGCCTGTATAAAAACGGTCAAAAAGTCGATTGCAATCAATTTCTGAACTGTCACTCATTGGATTTTCAA
This region includes:
- the guaA gene encoding glutamine-hydrolyzing GMP synthase produces the protein MKKELVIVLDFGGQYNQLVARRVRECNVYCEIYSYKTDIEKIKAMNPKGIILTGGPNSCYEPDSPTYTDELFKLGIPVLGLCYGAQLMSHVLGGKVERADVREYGKTEVIIDKRESKVFEGVSEKTICWMSHFDYISKIAPGFEISAHTADCPVAAAENEAEKLYAIQFHPEVLHTAEGTKMINNFVKNVCECVGDWKMDAFVENTIKEIREKVGDGRVLLALSGGVDSSVAAGLLSRAIGKQLTCVFVDHGLLRKDEGDEVEAVFGPKGQFDLNFIRVNAQERYYNKLAGVTEPEAKRKIIGEEFIRIFEEEAKKIGAVDFLAQGTIYPDVVESGLGGESAVIKSHHNVGGLPDYVDFKEIIEPLRDLFKDEVRKAGLELGLPEKLVFRQPFPGPGLGIRIIGEVTADKVRIVQDADAIYREEIANAGLDRTIGQYFAALTNMRSVGVMGDERTYDYAVALRAVNTVDFMTAEAAEIPYEVLNKVMSRIINEVRGVNRVFYDLTSKPPGTIEFE
- a CDS encoding site-specific integrase, with the translated sequence MAKDPIKKADNGTYYFRANLGYNPITGKQIQKYRSGFRTKKEAKEEYSKLVLASTEELTTKKDGVSFQQFIEETYLPWYKTQVKESTYLNRATTIKKHFSYFYKMETDEIEPIHVQNWQLKLAKDFSPNYIRIVQGMLSIAFDRAIVLGIAKKNPSRMIGNIKSKKTKVDFWTLEEFQKVISLLCKKDYYEHYLFISFWLLFMTGMRIGEASALHWSDIDFETGLLSITKTLYYRTMTDYKFVEPKTQASIRTIYIDSDTLNELKAWQSVQQQVLPDCPLVLSYNGTPTSKTTLPRALEKLSNLAGVHRIKIHALRHSHASLLISMGENPLLIKERLGHEKIQTTLGTYGHLYPNTNLEVAKKLTGILQVQSATESIANYTSNQHTAIYHRTVEEK
- a CDS encoding helix-turn-helix domain-containing protein; translated protein: MKNKQHTLPSFFLISSAVDGNENAIEKLLLFYEAYISKCCLRPFYDEYGNVYIVVDMELKGRIREALLKMICEFEIDEH
- a CDS encoding HPr family phosphocarrier protein translates to MSKMQITFKNPEEIVAFVNTVSKYDFDMDMRKGRAVVDAKSLLGIMHLGLNNVIELQMYSDQCEELQKELEKYAA
- a CDS encoding RNA polymerase sigma factor, producing the protein MKPSDFQKTIQCQFDCKLKKVVKGIARNYRKELARRQAKEVSFCELPEIVVEKLIVWDDYESEYTTFDVCGTEIRVLDEELAEALKQLPEQSRNIVLMFFFLDMSDSEIGEKLNINRSTSYRHRRNSLEEIRKQLKEKKTNEE
- a CDS encoding DUF3173 domain-containing protein; translated protein: MITVTKKDLIALGYGTSFSADIIRKAKKLMIEKGHTYYQSRKLDRVPKEAVEELLGITLSDTND
- a CDS encoding IS630 family transposase, which gives rise to MGRKASTINLSEDERLYLETQMRARTIQAQTVIRARILLLKAEGISVDHIADKVGMNRKSVMLCINKYLEGGVENALFDAPGRGRNAEITDDEKAWIINIACQKPVNLGYSAEVWTRALLTKHINKFAEEAGHTRLSTISQSKVRTILEEADIKPNKITYYCENRDPDFDQKMHNVLLVYKQLSLQFDEKGQLIPFKEDEQVVHVLSYDEKPGIQAIANTTEDLLPDENHKTVSRDYEYKRLGTISLLAGIDLQTGEAIPLVKDKHSSKEYIEFLKILDSKYPETDRIRLVLDNLKVHSSEETRKYLATKPGRFEFVFTPKHGSWLNLVEGFFSKLTRQMLKGIRVKTKDELVQRIYRYFDEVNEQPVVYHWKYKLEEINSSEEVVVDTLPIQKSS
- the spoIIID gene encoding sporulation transcriptional regulator SpoIIID gives rise to the protein MRDYIEERAVEIADYIIENSATVRQTAKQFRISKSTVHKDVTERLLQINPSLAQEARKVLDMNKSERHIRGGMATREKYLHQHLRQM
- a CDS encoding response regulator transcription factor, encoding MRAVIIEKDEKILQQIQSILQKVDSGYELVGTAVNGQSGYELISALRPNLVIMDIELPRMNGMSMLKKLRAEAFDFKVVVLSGTENFQYAKQAIELSVDGYIMKPIRPLELKRALMQICEKMRNEYWLNASFTVENLLIGCMNGQYQPENKLNEITVRNYGFTVEDSCGMFILWLGEDFEKNKAEAVHLLKRSLQKENKFRVCILPLEVWQEIFVIVYQTAEFEMAEQYFQENIVPMLCSNLNGDVVCVWKRIDHMMDLWQYRTKIPLLRQWNLTLGRGVLISEKGIAGRELELLPLKYPAELELRARDCTLAGRKKELEKCFEELCEMLEGQFCFPETLKDCLIRFSLNIVNMYKIQWELGAEIQVLILILEIGQATSWKQIRRAIEELLNYFNFEKEDLQGNEAFSTMVRKAVEMAKKYYSEGITLEETASRLYVSEEYLSTQFKKETQSSFTETVRKFRIEKIKDLLLNSKLKLNQIAELTGYSDPKYMSRVFKEEVGMLPTEFRKKMQ